The following proteins are co-located in the Sporolituus thermophilus DSM 23256 genome:
- a CDS encoding SLC13 family permease: MDLGLLSLIALVLAIAIGFFRKLNTGLIAIAFAFVIGKMAGFKEADIINGWSTQLFMMLLGVTFLFSIAQTNGTLELFARKVVAVAGRQTRLIPIAIYLLTTFLAAIGPGTIPVMALIAPIGMALAAELGISPLLLAPIGILGAAAGGISPIAPTGIIGITLAAKQGITGIDLPYFYNSLIGETLFAAFLYFVLGGYKIKSDKVLKQSDLPAFNRDQLITMAGIVTMVVVVLLTKYNVGLVAFVTGVVLLWLNVADERKSIAGIPWGTLILVCGVGVLMNIAIKLKGIDMLARFLATFMTPATASPIIGLTAGIMSWFSSTSGVVMPTLIPTVSALITSLGGNVSPLDLVSAITMTAHTAGISPASTGGALALASYAANAHISAADQNKLFIQMFLVAVTGVIFMTLVAASGLYRIWGL, encoded by the coding sequence GTGGACTTAGGATTATTGTCCTTGATTGCTTTGGTATTAGCCATTGCCATCGGTTTTTTCCGTAAGCTTAATACCGGTCTTATTGCCATTGCCTTTGCCTTTGTTATTGGCAAGATGGCGGGGTTTAAGGAAGCAGATATCATTAACGGCTGGAGTACGCAGTTATTCATGATGCTCCTGGGAGTGACTTTCTTGTTCAGTATCGCTCAGACAAACGGCACGCTTGAACTGTTTGCCCGCAAAGTAGTAGCCGTGGCCGGTCGTCAGACCCGTCTGATTCCGATTGCTATTTATTTACTTACCACCTTTCTCGCTGCTATTGGTCCAGGCACTATTCCTGTTATGGCATTGATTGCTCCCATCGGTATGGCTCTGGCTGCTGAACTGGGCATTTCGCCTTTGCTACTGGCGCCAATTGGCATTCTCGGGGCTGCCGCCGGCGGTATCTCACCTATTGCCCCCACGGGTATTATTGGCATTACTTTGGCCGCAAAACAGGGAATAACCGGTATTGACTTGCCGTACTTTTACAATTCTCTTATTGGTGAAACGCTGTTTGCCGCTTTCTTGTATTTTGTTCTTGGCGGCTACAAGATTAAGTCCGATAAAGTGCTAAAGCAGTCAGATCTTCCGGCCTTTAACCGCGACCAGCTCATCACCATGGCCGGTATCGTAACCATGGTAGTAGTCGTACTGCTGACTAAATATAATGTTGGCCTGGTTGCTTTTGTTACCGGCGTCGTGCTGTTATGGCTAAACGTCGCCGATGAGCGCAAGTCCATTGCCGGCATACCATGGGGGACTCTTATTCTGGTCTGCGGTGTTGGCGTCTTGATGAATATTGCCATAAAACTGAAAGGCATCGATATGTTGGCTCGCTTTTTAGCCACCTTCATGACACCGGCAACCGCTTCGCCGATCATCGGCCTGACAGCCGGTATCATGTCCTGGTTCTCCAGCACATCCGGCGTGGTTATGCCGACACTGATTCCGACTGTTTCGGCCCTCATTACGTCGCTAGGCGGCAATGTTTCGCCGCTGGACCTCGTTTCCGCCATCACCATGACGGCCCATACGGCCGGTATCAGTCCTGCTTCCACCGGCGGCGCTCTTGCCCTCGCTTCGTATGCGGCCAATGCGCACATTTCCGCTGCCGACCAAAACAAACTCTTTATCCAAATGTTCCTGGTGGCTGTAACGGGCGTAATTTTCATGACGTTGGTAGCGGCATCGGGTTTGTACCGTATCTGGGGCCTATAA
- a CDS encoding sigma 54-interacting transcriptional regulator: MEKAKQPGNGRQAVTLALISTYEDMAEIFIRITEQEGLPAHVAIAALDRAAAVARELAPQVDVVLSRGGTAEYIREAVDIPVVAIPITPFDVVRSVFQAKELGGRELALFNYGSRLYGVSDMEAMLGVKIHEYTFLSEAEMEEGIKDAKARGIPVAVGGIVTVELAAKHGLKSVLIRCGEEAVYRSVCEAVHVAEVRRLERGRTARFQAVLDSITEGIIVTDETNRITIFNPAAARIFRMNAGAAIGKPVQEVIPNTRMHKVLESGKPELGVLQEINGGIIATNRVPIWLDGRPIGVVSTFEDVTKIQHLEQKIREKIHAKGFVARHKFEDIVTANEAMQELIELARLYAGTDSAVLIQGESGTGKEVFAQSIHNASRRASGPFVAVNCAAIPEHLLESELFGYEGGAFTGARKEGKPGLFELAHGGTIFLDEIGEIAPSLQARLLRVLQEKEIMRVGGDKIIPIDIRIISATNKDLKRRVEQGEFREDLYYRLNVLKISLPPLRERPEDILPLAMYFLQKQLGSGVDYEQAAQELAPLLRAYNWRGNIRELSNFMERLAVLAAHFPAPAWRAMLQKVSNTPLTEDDSITVRVNLSGSLKEAVSQVEKKIIETLLEKSGKDYEQVAKRLGIGRTTLWRKQGGTEFPKMKK, translated from the coding sequence ATGGAAAAAGCAAAACAGCCGGGCAATGGACGGCAAGCGGTTACGCTGGCGCTGATTTCCACCTATGAAGATATGGCTGAAATTTTTATCCGCATTACCGAGCAGGAAGGCCTTCCGGCCCATGTGGCGATTGCCGCTCTTGACCGGGCCGCGGCTGTAGCTCGGGAACTTGCACCACAAGTGGATGTGGTATTAAGCCGTGGCGGAACGGCCGAATATATTCGCGAAGCAGTTGATATTCCGGTTGTAGCCATTCCTATTACCCCCTTTGATGTGGTGCGGTCGGTTTTCCAGGCCAAGGAACTAGGCGGCCGGGAACTGGCCCTGTTCAATTACGGCAGCCGTCTTTATGGCGTTAGCGATATGGAGGCTATGCTTGGCGTCAAAATTCACGAATATACTTTTTTGTCAGAAGCGGAAATGGAGGAAGGGATTAAAGACGCCAAGGCGCGAGGGATACCGGTGGCGGTAGGCGGCATTGTTACGGTGGAGCTAGCGGCTAAACATGGCCTGAAAAGCGTGCTCATTCGCTGCGGCGAGGAAGCCGTTTACCGTTCGGTTTGTGAGGCCGTGCATGTTGCCGAAGTGCGTCGCCTCGAACGGGGACGAACCGCGCGGTTTCAGGCAGTGCTCGATTCAATTACTGAAGGGATCATCGTAACCGATGAAACCAACCGCATCACCATATTTAACCCGGCTGCCGCCCGCATCTTTCGGATGAATGCTGGTGCGGCCATCGGTAAGCCGGTTCAGGAGGTTATTCCTAACACCAGAATGCATAAAGTCCTCGAAAGCGGCAAACCGGAACTGGGTGTGCTGCAGGAGATTAACGGCGGCATCATTGCCACCAATCGGGTTCCCATTTGGTTAGACGGCCGGCCAATCGGCGTTGTCAGCACCTTTGAAGATGTAACAAAAATCCAGCACCTGGAACAAAAAATCCGGGAAAAGATACACGCCAAAGGATTTGTGGCCAGACATAAATTCGAGGATATTGTTACTGCCAATGAGGCAATGCAGGAACTGATCGAACTGGCCAGACTCTATGCGGGTACTGATTCAGCCGTCCTCATTCAGGGTGAATCCGGTACGGGCAAAGAAGTTTTCGCCCAAAGCATTCATAATGCTAGCCGGCGAGCCAGCGGCCCTTTTGTGGCCGTAAACTGCGCCGCCATTCCCGAACATCTCCTGGAAAGCGAACTCTTTGGCTATGAGGGGGGCGCTTTTACCGGTGCGCGGAAAGAAGGCAAGCCGGGGCTGTTTGAATTGGCCCACGGCGGTACAATTTTTCTCGACGAAATCGGCGAAATTGCTCCGTCGCTGCAGGCCAGACTGCTGCGAGTGCTCCAGGAAAAAGAAATCATGCGTGTTGGCGGCGATAAAATTATTCCCATCGACATTCGTATTATCAGCGCTACCAACAAAGACCTCAAGCGGCGGGTAGAGCAGGGAGAGTTCCGCGAAGACTTATATTATCGCCTCAACGTACTAAAAATCAGTTTACCGCCGCTGCGGGAGCGCCCGGAAGATATCCTTCCCCTGGCCATGTACTTTCTGCAAAAACAGCTGGGGTCCGGCGTGGATTACGAACAAGCGGCGCAGGAACTGGCCCCGTTGTTGAGGGCCTACAACTGGCGGGGCAATATCCGGGAATTGAGCAATTTCATGGAGCGGCTGGCCGTGCTGGCGGCTCATTTCCCCGCGCCCGCTTGGCGCGCCATGCTGCAAAAGGTCAGCAATACCCCGCTTACCGAGGATGATAGTATAACGGTCCGCGTCAATTTGTCCGGCAGTCTTAAGGAAGCAGTCAGCCAGGTGGAGAAGAAAATCATTGAGACCTTACTGGAAAAATCGGGTAAGGACTACGAGCAGGTAGCTAAACGATTAGGGATCGGCCGTACTACTTTGTGGCGCAAACAGGGCGGTACGGAGTTTCCAAAAATGAAAAAGTGA
- a CDS encoding L,D-transpeptidase family protein: MKKSLAGREKKFFFGLVFVLLLGLLLVSYEVYDELDLSLAEKQAAKPPPSGEISITIKLNSRLLELYSDGQLYKKYRIAVGKRESPSPVGEWIIKDKFYSPKEILGTRWLSLDVPWGSYGIHGTNRPWSIGQFASKGCIRLRNADIEELYEWVPVNTPVKIIGNRTRVLRELKLHSVGPDVVSLQLRLQQLGFFGGRADGRFGKATEEALRNYQQENGLEPTGVADKKTIRALNL; this comes from the coding sequence GTGAAAAAGTCCTTGGCGGGCAGGGAGAAGAAATTTTTTTTTGGCCTTGTCTTTGTTTTACTCCTGGGCTTATTGCTTGTTTCCTACGAAGTATATGACGAACTGGACTTAAGTTTAGCGGAAAAACAAGCGGCCAAACCGCCGCCCTCCGGCGAGATAAGTATTACCATAAAACTCAATTCCCGCTTGTTGGAGTTATATAGCGACGGGCAATTATATAAAAAGTACCGCATTGCGGTAGGTAAGCGCGAGTCGCCTTCACCCGTCGGTGAATGGATTATAAAAGATAAATTTTACAGCCCTAAAGAAATCCTCGGGACACGCTGGCTTAGCTTAGATGTTCCCTGGGGGTCTTATGGAATACATGGCACAAATCGTCCTTGGTCTATCGGGCAATTTGCCAGTAAAGGCTGTATACGGCTAAGAAACGCCGATATAGAGGAGTTGTATGAGTGGGTTCCGGTTAACACGCCCGTGAAGATTATCGGAAATCGGACGCGCGTGTTGCGTGAACTTAAACTCCATTCGGTAGGCCCCGACGTTGTATCATTGCAGCTTAGACTACAGCAGTTAGGCTTTTTCGGTGGTCGGGCCGACGGAAGATTTGGGAAGGCGACGGAAGAAGCGCTCAGAAATTATCAGCAGGAAAACGGGCTCGAGCCTACCGGCGTTGCCGATAAGAAAACGATTAGGGCGCTTAATTTGTGA
- a CDS encoding SDR family oxidoreductase — protein sequence MACRSHEFWHGEGREATYFIFITFFILMLMGMPVAFAIGISGMIFFLQQPTLPLTIPVQLVLTQTQSFVLLAIPLFMFAGNLLNESGITYRLMKLSSVLAGHMRAGVAQVNTVLAAMMGGITGSAIADATMQSRVLGPGMLERGYSRGFAAGVIGFNSLIVTMIPPGIVQQMKKQGGGVIVNVASVAALKGIPDRSAYSASKGAVVALSKAMAADYIKDNIRVNVVCPGTTDTPSLEERMQASPDPAATRAAFIARQPMGRLGKAEEIAHAILFACCDEAAFMNGSVITIDGGATI from the coding sequence ATAGCATGCCGCAGCCATGAATTTTGGCATGGGGAGGGGAGAGAGGCGACATACTTTATATTTATCACGTTTTTTATATTAATGCTGATGGGCATGCCGGTCGCCTTTGCGATTGGGATTTCCGGGATGATTTTTTTTCTGCAGCAGCCAACGTTGCCGCTCACCATTCCGGTACAGCTCGTTCTTACGCAAACCCAAAGCTTTGTCCTGCTGGCCATTCCGCTCTTCATGTTTGCCGGCAACTTGCTCAATGAATCGGGCATAACGTACCGGTTGATGAAGCTGTCGTCAGTACTGGCAGGGCATATGCGCGCCGGGGTGGCTCAGGTAAACACGGTACTTGCCGCCATGATGGGCGGTATCACCGGCTCGGCCATCGCCGACGCCACGATGCAAAGCCGCGTGCTGGGACCGGGCATGCTCGAGCGGGGCTACTCCAGGGGCTTCGCCGCAGGCGTTATCGGCTTCAACTCCCTGATCGTGACAATGATTCCGCCGGGCATCGTACAACAGATGAAAAAACAGGGGGGCGGCGTTATCGTAAATGTCGCTTCCGTCGCGGCCCTAAAGGGCATACCTGACCGCAGCGCCTACTCGGCCTCCAAGGGCGCGGTGGTGGCGCTTTCCAAGGCCATGGCGGCCGATTACATCAAGGACAATATCAGGGTTAATGTCGTCTGCCCCGGAACAACCGATACGCCTTCCCTGGAAGAGCGGATGCAGGCCAGTCCCGATCCGGCGGCGACCAGAGCGGCCTTTATTGCCAGACAGCCAATGGGGCGTTTGGGCAAGGCGGAAGAAATAGCCCATGCCATACTGTTTGCCTGCTGCGACGAGGCCGCTTTCATGAATGGAAGCGTCATTACGATTGACGGCGGGGCGACAATTTAG
- a CDS encoding phosphoglycerate dehydrogenase translates to MKILITPKSFGNYREKTYPLLTGAGYEIIENTTGRTLTEDEIIKLAKDDVVGIIVGIDPLTAKVLKSCRKLRAVSKYGVGMDNIDLTAAEKLGIKVKNAAGSNSVSVAELAIALMFEAARRVAVMSATVKLGGWDRVLGIELTGKTLGLIGCGHIGKEVAKRAKGLLMDVQVYDPYFGDEEFLEKYAVKRCASLNELLSTSDIVSLHLPLTNETRHLINSRTIQAMKKSAILINTSRGELVDEDSLYTALKEKTIAVAAQDVFSKEPPLPGEKLLTLTNFILTPHAGAFTAEAVEKMAIYSTKNLIEMLKH, encoded by the coding sequence TTGAAAATTCTGATTACTCCTAAATCCTTTGGGAACTACAGGGAAAAAACCTATCCCCTCTTAACCGGTGCCGGTTATGAGATCATTGAAAACACCACCGGCAGGACGCTTACCGAGGATGAGATTATAAAGCTGGCCAAGGATGACGTAGTTGGTATTATCGTGGGCATTGATCCACTAACTGCAAAAGTGCTGAAAAGCTGCCGGAAACTCAGAGCAGTGTCTAAGTACGGCGTGGGCATGGACAATATTGATCTGACCGCCGCCGAGAAACTGGGGATTAAGGTTAAAAACGCCGCAGGGTCCAATAGTGTATCTGTAGCCGAACTGGCGATTGCGCTAATGTTCGAGGCGGCGCGCAGGGTTGCGGTGATGAGCGCGACGGTAAAACTAGGCGGTTGGGACAGAGTATTAGGAATTGAACTCACGGGCAAAACGCTGGGACTCATCGGTTGCGGCCATATCGGTAAGGAAGTGGCCAAACGCGCCAAAGGCCTGTTAATGGATGTCCAGGTCTATGATCCGTACTTCGGCGACGAAGAATTTCTCGAAAAATACGCGGTTAAGCGGTGTGCTTCCCTAAATGAGCTATTGTCGACATCCGATATTGTATCTTTGCATTTGCCGCTTACCAATGAAACAAGGCATTTGATAAATTCCCGAACTATTCAGGCCATGAAAAAATCCGCCATTCTCATCAATACGTCCCGAGGGGAATTGGTTGACGAAGACAGCCTGTATACGGCCTTAAAAGAAAAAACCATTGCCGTTGCCGCCCAGGATGTGTTCTCGAAAGAGCCGCCGCTTCCCGGTGAGAAGCTGCTGACACTAACCAATTTTATTTTAACGCCGCACGCCGGCGCCTTTACCGCCGAGGCCGTCGAAAAGATGGCCATCTACTCGACCAAAAACCTTATTGAGATGCTAAAGCATTAG
- a CDS encoding gluconokinase translates to MLILVLEASTAAAKAMLYKSGEGVVGILPRNYSADAGNTVTLDADKVVMETLLAGKQLLEKTGTDTVDMVATCSIWSHSLVMLDKDKRPIAPLSTWADTKAAPTTEKYRKDRKLFLSLYKRTGCPIHTTYTLWKYVHEKETGNAGKAAFIATMPEYLFLSLTGEFAVAKSTASGGGFLNLYTLNWDEEALNIAGVEDKMLPRLVDSEYLAPLAREAANFLGLKEGTPVLITGADGCMNQIAAGAFSDNIMTLSVGTSAALRLTVDRPILAEYPSTWCYVGVENKWIVGSATAGAGNCVDWIGKRILGLNGGITLQELDEGARGALTKKDAPIFLPFLAGERCPGWDDKKSAAMFELRLDSDVYDLYYAVLEGVLFNLKQCYELTVPIVGRPPKFISISGGIEKSPFWLSLAASIFGLPVYVDGLLHASLFGAAYMGLKAAGEIASVKDIKPLLKTCFAPDAAKQAVYAKRFEKYLKYYSMQQ, encoded by the coding sequence ATGCTGATCCTTGTATTAGAGGCATCAACCGCCGCGGCCAAGGCTATGTTGTACAAGAGCGGGGAAGGCGTAGTCGGAATATTGCCCCGAAATTATTCAGCCGATGCCGGCAACACCGTTACGCTTGATGCGGACAAAGTAGTGATGGAAACGCTGCTGGCGGGTAAACAGCTATTGGAAAAGACCGGTACCGACACGGTCGATATGGTGGCTACCTGCAGCATTTGGAGCCACAGTCTGGTAATGCTTGATAAAGATAAAAGGCCGATCGCGCCCTTATCTACCTGGGCCGATACCAAAGCGGCGCCAACCACCGAGAAGTACCGTAAAGACCGCAAGCTTTTCCTTTCGTTGTATAAGCGTACCGGCTGCCCGATTCACACTACATATACCTTGTGGAAATATGTGCATGAAAAGGAAACCGGCAATGCCGGCAAGGCTGCATTTATCGCGACGATGCCGGAGTACCTCTTTTTAAGCCTTACCGGCGAGTTTGCCGTTGCGAAAAGTACTGCTTCCGGCGGCGGCTTTTTGAACCTATACACCTTAAACTGGGACGAAGAAGCATTAAACATTGCCGGGGTCGAAGACAAAATGTTGCCCAGGCTGGTGGATTCGGAGTATCTGGCGCCGCTGGCCAGGGAAGCGGCGAACTTTTTAGGGCTCAAGGAGGGTACGCCGGTACTGATAACCGGTGCGGACGGGTGCATGAACCAGATCGCGGCCGGGGCCTTCAGCGATAATATCATGACCCTTTCGGTGGGAACCAGCGCGGCGCTGCGCCTGACCGTGGATAGGCCCATCCTGGCGGAGTATCCGTCCACGTGGTGCTATGTAGGGGTTGAGAATAAATGGATAGTTGGCAGTGCCACCGCCGGCGCCGGTAACTGTGTAGACTGGATCGGCAAAAGAATTCTTGGCTTAAACGGCGGAATAACCTTGCAAGAGTTGGACGAAGGCGCCCGCGGCGCCCTGACCAAAAAAGACGCTCCCATTTTTCTTCCCTTTCTGGCGGGAGAACGCTGCCCAGGCTGGGATGATAAAAAAAGCGCCGCAATGTTCGAATTAAGACTCGATAGCGATGTTTATGATCTTTACTATGCCGTGCTGGAAGGCGTGTTGTTCAATCTCAAGCAATGCTATGAGCTAACGGTGCCGATAGTAGGTCGTCCGCCAAAGTTTATAAGCATTTCCGGTGGGATTGAAAAATCACCGTTTTGGTTGTCGCTGGCTGCTTCGATATTTGGCCTGCCGGTTTATGTCGACGGTTTACTCCATGCCTCGCTCTTTGGCGCGGCCTATATGGGCTTAAAAGCAGCCGGCGAGATAGCTTCGGTAAAGGATATAAAACCCCTGTTAAAAACATGTTTTGCGCCTGATGCCGCGAAACAGGCGGTTTATGCAAAAAGGTTTGAAAAGTATTTAAAATACTACAGTATGCAGCAATAA
- a CDS encoding GntR family transcriptional regulator — MNGLNTMHYPTQTLVDVAYKALKKDITERVLLPGQKIVIRELHERYGISETPIKQALNRMITEGLVESIPRKGIKVRDINWDDIAELLDIRLMIETYYVKQIMHTFKHDATIKEKFINNLNEHMRIIEHAVDLNDYFQNYYLDQEFHQLFVNCSGNKRLMRIYSNLGTHYYAYYIYGRQSKEETIAGVKEHEAIFHALVAQDEDQVRKCVETHIINAKNKIYRNLPKD; from the coding sequence ATGAACGGCTTGAATACGATGCACTACCCGACCCAAACCCTGGTCGATGTGGCTTACAAAGCCTTAAAAAAAGACATTACGGAGAGAGTGCTTCTTCCTGGACAAAAAATTGTCATAAGAGAGTTGCATGAGCGGTACGGCATAAGCGAAACGCCCATTAAACAGGCGCTGAACAGAATGATAACCGAGGGCCTGGTGGAAAGCATTCCGCGCAAAGGCATCAAAGTAAGGGATATTAACTGGGATGATATCGCCGAACTGCTAGACATAAGGCTAATGATCGAAACCTATTACGTAAAACAAATAATGCACACCTTTAAACATGATGCAACAATCAAAGAAAAGTTTATTAATAACCTGAACGAGCATATGCGCATTATTGAACATGCTGTTGACCTTAACGACTACTTTCAAAATTATTATCTGGATCAGGAGTTCCATCAGCTGTTTGTCAACTGTTCAGGCAACAAAAGACTTATGCGGATCTACAGCAATTTAGGCACTCATTATTACGCCTATTATATCTATGGCCGGCAGAGCAAAGAAGAAACAATTGCCGGTGTCAAGGAACACGAGGCCATTTTCCACGCCCTTGTGGCCCAGGACGAGGACCAGGTGCGCAAATGCGTCGAGACCCACATCATAAATGCCAAAAATAAGATTTACCGCAACTTGCCCAAAGATTAA
- a CDS encoding anion permease produces the protein MALYIICKEVVFVNNLTRGLIVLAVGAALWLWPVPAGLKPQAWHLLAVFVATILGFILQPLPIGSVAFISITFTALAGVLKPAEALSGFSNTTIWLIVAAFLFAKGFIKTGLGRRIAYMLIRAIGDSTLKLGYTLALSDLIISPATPSNTARAGGILFPIVKSLSTAFGSEPGPTARKVGAFLMQTEYQANTITSAMFMTAMAGNPLIALLAAKTLNIQISWGLWALAAAVPGLISLLVVPYFLYKFYPPEITKTPEAKTLAAEELAKMGPMSWGEKIVALVFVGALVLWSTSQYTKLDATVVAMLGVAVMMITKVLEWKDILDEKGAWDTMVWMGSLIGLADYLSKLGFIPWFAKTVSAGIAGIPWIQAFFVLLVVYMYAHYGFASLVAHITAMYAAFASVAVAAGAPAYLVALALAFMSNLCMSLTHYAAGPAPIYFGAGYIDQGTWWKLGFIISVINMVIWVGIGAIWWKVLGLW, from the coding sequence ATGGCACTATACATAATTTGCAAGGAGGTAGTATTCGTGAACAATCTTACTCGCGGACTTATTGTTCTTGCTGTCGGCGCCGCCCTTTGGCTGTGGCCCGTCCCGGCCGGCCTCAAACCACAGGCCTGGCATCTGCTGGCCGTCTTCGTGGCGACCATTTTGGGCTTCATCCTGCAGCCCCTGCCCATTGGCTCTGTTGCTTTTATCAGTATTACTTTTACCGCCCTGGCGGGCGTGCTCAAACCGGCCGAAGCGCTGTCCGGCTTCAGCAATACCACCATCTGGCTGATTGTCGCCGCTTTTCTGTTTGCCAAGGGTTTTATTAAGACCGGCCTGGGCCGACGCATCGCCTACATGCTCATCCGGGCCATCGGCGACAGCACGCTGAAACTGGGCTACACGCTGGCCCTCAGCGACCTCATTATCAGCCCGGCCACCCCGTCCAACACGGCTCGCGCCGGCGGCATCCTGTTCCCCATTGTTAAGAGTCTGTCGACGGCGTTCGGGTCCGAGCCTGGCCCTACCGCCCGCAAAGTCGGCGCCTTCCTGATGCAGACCGAGTATCAGGCCAATACCATTACCTCGGCCATGTTTATGACTGCGATGGCCGGCAACCCGCTTATCGCCCTCCTGGCGGCCAAAACGCTTAACATCCAGATCAGCTGGGGCCTCTGGGCGCTGGCGGCGGCGGTCCCGGGCCTTATCTCCCTGCTGGTCGTGCCGTACTTTTTGTATAAGTTCTACCCGCCGGAAATCACCAAAACGCCGGAGGCCAAGACGTTGGCCGCCGAGGAACTGGCGAAAATGGGCCCCATGTCCTGGGGAGAGAAAATCGTCGCCCTGGTCTTTGTCGGCGCGCTGGTGCTCTGGAGCACTTCCCAGTACACCAAACTGGACGCTACCGTTGTGGCCATGCTGGGCGTAGCGGTGATGATGATTACTAAGGTGCTCGAGTGGAAAGACATTCTTGACGAAAAAGGCGCCTGGGACACCATGGTGTGGATGGGCAGCCTTATCGGTTTGGCCGACTACCTCTCTAAATTAGGCTTTATTCCCTGGTTCGCCAAGACGGTCAGCGCCGGCATCGCCGGTATCCCCTGGATTCAGGCCTTCTTTGTCCTGCTGGTTGTCTACATGTACGCTCATTACGGCTTTGCCAGCCTGGTGGCCCACATCACGGCCATGTACGCCGCTTTCGCCTCGGTCGCCGTCGCCGCCGGCGCGCCGGCCTACCTGGTGGCGCTGGCGCTAGCCTTCATGTCCAACCTCTGCATGTCGCTAACCCATTATGCCGCCGGCCCCGCGCCCATTTATTTCGGCGCCGGCTACATCGACCAGGGTACCTGGTGGAAGCTGGGCTTCATTATCTCGGTGATCAACATGGTCATCTGGGTGGGCATTGGCGCTATCTGGTGGAAAGTCCTCGGCCTGTGGTAA
- a CDS encoding 3-isopropylmalate dehydratase small subunit → MEKTIRGRAFVYGANIDTDQIYPGRYLDLTDPEDVGKHAMEGADPNFVKEFRPGDIIVAATNFGCGSSREHAVVTLKAAGVGCILADSFGRIFYRNAINLGIPLLVCPNISAMVKRGDVLAVNIETGEVVNETTGATAKAQPLSDYIMNILASGGIKPLIKSKYGQA, encoded by the coding sequence ATGGAGAAAACGATCAGAGGAAGAGCCTTTGTTTATGGCGCCAACATTGATACCGACCAGATTTATCCCGGCCGCTACCTGGACCTGACCGACCCGGAAGACGTGGGCAAACACGCCATGGAAGGGGCCGATCCCAATTTTGTGAAAGAGTTTCGGCCCGGGGACATCATTGTGGCCGCGACCAACTTCGGTTGCGGCTCCAGCCGCGAACATGCCGTAGTGACGCTGAAAGCCGCGGGGGTAGGCTGTATCCTGGCCGACTCCTTTGGCCGCATTTTCTACCGCAACGCCATCAACCTGGGTATTCCTCTCCTGGTGTGCCCGAATATCAGCGCGATGGTGAAAAGAGGCGACGTCCTGGCGGTAAACATTGAGACCGGCGAGGTAGTAAACGAGACGACCGGCGCCACCGCCAAGGCGCAGCCGCTGTCCGACTATATTATGAACATCCTGGCCAGCGGCGGCATCAAACCGCTGATTAAAAGCAAATACGGTCAGGCGTAA